In one Desulfoferula mesophila genomic region, the following are encoded:
- a CDS encoding DUF1847 domain-containing protein, with translation MDNHKKTSQPACASCHVATAKRACVTPGGVGGPACPTQEQAEALQAANAKYDDPKLKEFARQASLQEASCYANRHQRPYVLQPSKTRIQEIWEFAQRMGYRKVGLAFCLGLVKEAAKVEEIFQEHGLEVVSALCKAGATPKEMLGLGDEDKIRQGGFESVCNPVFQAELMNRAGTELNVLLGLCVGHDSLFFAHAKAPTTVLAVKDRVTGHNPLAAVYLADVYYAKLKQGEEPE, from the coding sequence ATGGATAACCATAAAAAAACCTCACAACCGGCCTGCGCTTCCTGTCACGTGGCCACCGCCAAACGGGCCTGTGTTACCCCCGGCGGGGTTGGCGGGCCGGCCTGTCCCACCCAGGAGCAGGCCGAGGCTCTGCAGGCGGCCAACGCCAAGTACGACGATCCCAAGCTCAAGGAGTTCGCCCGCCAGGCCTCCTTGCAAGAGGCGTCCTGCTACGCCAACCGCCACCAGCGGCCCTATGTGCTGCAGCCCTCCAAGACCCGCATCCAAGAGATATGGGAGTTCGCTCAGCGCATGGGCTATCGCAAGGTGGGGCTGGCCTTTTGCCTGGGCCTGGTCAAGGAGGCGGCCAAGGTGGAGGAGATATTCCAGGAGCATGGGCTGGAGGTGGTTTCAGCCTTGTGCAAGGCAGGGGCCACGCCCAAGGAGATGCTGGGCCTGGGCGACGAGGACAAGATACGCCAGGGCGGCTTCGAATCGGTGTGCAACCCGGTGTTCCAGGCCGAGCTGATGAATCGGGCGGGCACCGAGCTGAACGTGCTGCTGGGCCTGTGCGTGGGCCACGACTCGCTGTTCTTCGCCCACGCCAAGGCCCCCACCACGGTGCTGGCGGTCAAGGACCGGGTGACCGGGCACAACCCCCTGGCCGCGGTCTACCTGGCCGACGTCTATTACGCCAAGCTCAAGCAGGGCGAGGAGCCGGAATAG
- a CDS encoding HU family DNA-binding protein has translation MNKSDLIRMLAEKEDLTLKNAESAVNTIFKSIEQALAQGDRVEIRGFGYFQVKNYEEYDGWDRKTGGCCVIPGIDF, from the coding sequence ATGAACAAATCCGACCTGATCAGAATGCTTGCCGAGAAAGAAGACCTCACTCTCAAAAACGCCGAAAGTGCGGTGAACACCATTTTCAAGTCCATCGAGCAGGCTCTTGCCCAGGGAGATCGGGTCGAGATACGTGGCTTCGGCTACTTCCAGGTCAAGAATTATGAAGAATATGACGGCTGGGACCGTAAGACTGGAGGCTGCTGCGTAATTCCCGGCATTGATTTTTGA
- a CDS encoding transposase, giving the protein MEAAGYFDGIMYKAARNRPLSEPQRLVIRAISRFRCRAERAFGTLKRDHRMARARYLGAAKVGLQLLLDAMAFNLKKAVRMANT; this is encoded by the coding sequence CTGGAAGCTGCTGGGTATTTCGATGGGATCATGTATAAAGCCGCCCGCAACCGGCCCCTTTCCGAGCCCCAACGCCTGGTCATTCGAGCCATCAGCCGATTCCGCTGCAGAGCGGAGCGGGCCTTCGGCACACTGAAGAGAGATCATCGAATGGCCCGTGCGAGATATCTGGGGGCGGCCAAGGTAGGGCTGCAGCTACTCCTGGACGCAATGGCCTTCAACCTCAAGAAGGCAGTACGAATGGCTAATACATAA
- a CDS encoding propionyl-CoA synthetase, whose product MATYEEVFRRSLEDPNGFWGEAAQNITWIKKWDKVLDDSNKPFYRWFTGGELNTCYNAVDRHVLAGRGDQAAIIYDSPVTGTVQKITYSEFLDQVSRLAGGLLSLGVKKGDTVVIYMPMVPQALVAMLACARIGAVHSVVFGGFAPKELAVRIDDAKPKAMISASCGIEGKKVIAYKPLLDRAIELASHKPDKCIILKRPQVEAPLSVGRDVDYDELLERSQPADCVTLAATDPLYILYTSGTTGVPKGIVRDNGGHAVAMYWTMKNIYAVEPGDVYWAASDVGWVVGHSYIVYAPLIYGATTIVYEGKPVGTPDAGAFWRVIDQHKVKVLFTAPTAFRAIKREDSKGEHLKKYDLSNFDALYLAGERTDPDTYQWAADLLERPVIDHWWQTETAWAIAGNCRGIELLPIKPGSATKPAPGYDVKILSPDNEEMPRNQPGVVAVKLPLPPGTLPTLWQADQRFLDSYLNPFPGYYFTGDEGYIDDDGYVFIMGRVDDVINVAGHRLSTGAMEEVIATHPDVAECAVIGAADNFKGQLPVGFVVLKAGVDRPAEELQAELVQMMRDQIGAVASFKKVAVVARLPKTRSGKILRGTMRKIADGAQYTAPSTIEDPVSLDEIGVALKGIGYPPPA is encoded by the coding sequence ATGGCCACCTATGAGGAGGTGTTCCGGCGCAGCTTGGAGGATCCCAACGGATTTTGGGGGGAGGCGGCCCAAAACATCACCTGGATAAAAAAGTGGGACAAGGTGCTGGATGACAGCAACAAGCCCTTTTACCGCTGGTTTACCGGGGGAGAGTTGAACACCTGCTACAACGCCGTGGACCGTCACGTTTTGGCGGGCCGGGGCGATCAGGCGGCCATTATCTACGACAGCCCGGTCACCGGCACGGTGCAGAAGATAACCTACTCCGAGTTTCTGGACCAGGTATCCCGCCTGGCCGGGGGCCTGCTCTCCCTGGGGGTGAAAAAGGGCGACACCGTGGTCATCTACATGCCCATGGTGCCCCAGGCCCTGGTGGCCATGCTGGCCTGCGCCCGCATCGGGGCCGTGCACTCGGTGGTGTTCGGTGGCTTCGCGCCCAAGGAGCTGGCGGTACGCATCGACGACGCCAAGCCCAAGGCCATGATCAGCGCCTCCTGCGGCATCGAGGGCAAAAAGGTCATCGCCTACAAGCCGCTTTTGGACCGGGCCATCGAGCTGGCGTCCCACAAGCCGGACAAATGCATAATCCTCAAGCGGCCCCAGGTTGAGGCGCCCCTCAGCGTCGGGCGGGACGTGGACTACGACGAGCTGCTGGAGCGCTCCCAGCCCGCCGACTGCGTCACCCTGGCCGCCACCGACCCCCTGTACATCCTCTACACCTCGGGCACCACCGGAGTACCCAAGGGCATCGTGCGCGACAACGGCGGCCACGCGGTGGCCATGTATTGGACCATGAAAAACATCTACGCCGTGGAGCCCGGCGACGTGTACTGGGCGGCCAGCGACGTGGGCTGGGTGGTGGGCCACTCCTACATCGTCTACGCTCCGCTCATCTACGGAGCCACCACCATCGTCTACGAGGGCAAGCCGGTGGGCACCCCCGACGCCGGGGCCTTCTGGCGGGTCATCGATCAGCACAAGGTGAAGGTGCTGTTCACCGCGCCCACCGCCTTCAGGGCCATCAAGCGCGAGGACAGCAAGGGCGAGCACCTCAAGAAGTACGATTTGTCGAACTTCGACGCCCTTTACCTGGCCGGAGAGCGCACCGACCCGGACACCTACCAGTGGGCCGCCGACCTGCTTGAGCGCCCGGTGATCGACCACTGGTGGCAGACCGAGACCGCCTGGGCCATCGCGGGCAACTGCCGGGGCATCGAGCTACTACCCATCAAGCCGGGTTCGGCCACCAAACCGGCCCCCGGCTATGACGTGAAGATCCTCTCGCCCGACAACGAGGAGATGCCCCGAAACCAGCCGGGCGTGGTGGCGGTCAAGCTGCCGCTGCCGCCGGGCACCCTGCCCACCCTGTGGCAGGCGGACCAGCGGTTCCTGGATTCCTACCTCAACCCCTTCCCCGGCTACTACTTCACCGGCGACGAGGGCTACATCGACGATGACGGCTACGTGTTCATCATGGGCCGGGTGGACGACGTGATCAACGTGGCGGGCCACCGCCTGTCCACCGGAGCCATGGAAGAAGTCATCGCCACCCACCCGGACGTAGCCGAGTGCGCGGTCATCGGCGCGGCCGACAACTTCAAGGGCCAGCTGCCGGTGGGCTTCGTGGTGCTCAAGGCGGGGGTGGACCGCCCGGCCGAGGAGCTTCAGGCCGAGCTGGTGCAGATGATGCGCGACCAGATCGGCGCGGTGGCCTCCTTCAAGAAGGTGGCCGTGGTGGCCCGTTTGCCCAAGACCCGCTCGGGCAAGATCCTGCGGGGCACCATGCGCAAGATCGCCGACGGCGCCCAATACACCGCGCCCTCCACCATCGAGGACCCGGTGAGCCTGGATGAGATCGGGGTGGCCCTCAAGGGCATCGGCTACCCGCCGCCCGCCTAG
- a CDS encoding OmpA family protein, protein MAMQLMRKKSIGISLMVLGVIAVFAVSGCAGNGGVSTMTDTTKGGIIGGAGGAAIGAIIDHSNPWAGALIGAAGGALTGAVVGHFMDDRKKDLEKALAPQINAGEASVQILADNALLVTETGSTAFAPGSAVVNSGFIPTLQTIANVVSTYGKTTIVVIGHPDSTGTQAQRQTLANQRAEAIRTMLLGMGVAPVLVTASGNPNSRYMDGRAEVVIHPVVSS, encoded by the coding sequence ATGGCAATGCAACTAATGAGGAAAAAATCCATCGGTATTAGTCTGATGGTGCTGGGGGTTATCGCCGTGTTTGCCGTTTCGGGCTGCGCCGGAAACGGCGGTGTGTCCACCATGACCGACACCACCAAAGGCGGCATAATCGGCGGAGCCGGCGGGGCGGCCATCGGAGCCATCATCGACCATTCCAACCCGTGGGCCGGTGCCTTGATCGGGGCCGCCGGCGGAGCGCTCACCGGTGCCGTGGTGGGGCATTTCATGGACGACCGCAAGAAGGACCTGGAAAAAGCCCTGGCGCCCCAGATCAATGCCGGAGAGGCTTCGGTGCAGATTCTGGCCGACAACGCCCTGCTGGTGACGGAGACCGGCTCCACGGCGTTCGCCCCCGGCTCGGCGGTGGTCAATTCCGGTTTCATACCCACGCTGCAGACGATCGCCAACGTGGTCAGCACCTACGGCAAGACGACGATCGTGGTGATCGGCCATCCCGACAGCACCGGTACCCAGGCTCAGAGGCAGACGCTGGCCAACCAGCGGGCCGAGGCGATCCGGACCATGCTGCTGGGGATGGGGGTTGCGCCCGTGCTGGTGACGGCTTCCGGCAATCCCAACAGCCGCTACATGGATGGCAGGGCCGAGGTGGTTATCCATCCCGTGGTCTCCTCCTGA
- the istA gene encoding IS21 family transposase, producing MDQWARIRLELRDGQASKRELMRREGIHWDTLQKIQNFPEPPGYRLSTPRAKPKLGPYLELIARIIKEDKKVPKKQRHTATRIYHRIKEAGYQGKYTQVKEAVRAIKRVSQEVYMPLVHRPGEAQVDFGYALAKVSGELRKIALFIMALPYSDAFFVAAFDKECSESYWEGHARAFEFFGGVPHRISYDNSKVLVSKIIGPHERKLTDGFLKLQSHYLFREHFCRVRRPNEKGVVEGVVKYARQNFLVPVPQVKDLAELNAMLLRQCRDDMKRRLRGKGGSKAEVLQEDQTAFVPLPPSRFDACRKQPTRANSLSLVRFDDNDYSVPVACAHHEIVAKGYVDRVVLCHHDVVVARHSRSWGKEGVFFDYRHYLPLLERKPGSLDHARPLADLDLSECFEVLRRRLVAGEDMPGQGTRKYIKVLRLLEDHSMARLKRAVEQALYAGAYAPEAIVHLLEPPSSGPAATFLLDGREHLGRVSVAGPDITVYDSLLAQGGALS from the coding sequence ATGGATCAATGGGCCCGGATCAGACTTGAGTTGCGCGATGGCCAGGCGAGCAAGCGCGAGTTAATGCGTAGAGAGGGCATCCATTGGGATACCCTGCAAAAGATTCAGAATTTTCCCGAGCCTCCCGGATACCGGCTCAGCACCCCCCGAGCCAAGCCCAAGCTTGGCCCCTACCTTGAGTTGATCGCCCGGATCATAAAAGAGGACAAAAAGGTTCCCAAGAAGCAAAGGCACACGGCCACGCGCATATATCACCGCATCAAGGAGGCGGGTTATCAGGGCAAGTACACCCAGGTAAAGGAGGCGGTGCGCGCAATCAAGCGCGTGAGCCAGGAGGTGTACATGCCCCTGGTCCATCGTCCCGGCGAGGCGCAGGTGGACTTTGGCTATGCCCTGGCCAAGGTTTCCGGGGAGCTTCGCAAGATAGCGCTTTTTATCATGGCCTTGCCGTACTCCGATGCCTTTTTCGTGGCGGCCTTCGACAAGGAGTGCAGCGAGAGCTACTGGGAAGGGCATGCCAGGGCGTTCGAGTTTTTCGGTGGGGTGCCCCACCGGATCAGTTACGACAATAGCAAGGTCCTGGTTTCCAAGATCATAGGGCCTCATGAGCGCAAGCTGACCGATGGTTTTCTCAAGCTGCAGAGCCATTACCTTTTTCGGGAGCATTTTTGTCGGGTGCGGCGTCCAAACGAGAAGGGCGTGGTGGAAGGGGTGGTCAAGTACGCCCGGCAGAATTTTTTGGTGCCAGTGCCCCAGGTGAAGGACCTGGCCGAGCTCAATGCCATGCTTTTAAGGCAGTGCCGCGACGACATGAAGCGCCGTTTGCGTGGCAAGGGCGGTAGCAAGGCCGAGGTTTTGCAGGAAGACCAGACAGCCTTTGTCCCCCTGCCTCCCTCCCGCTTCGATGCCTGCCGCAAACAGCCTACCCGGGCCAATTCATTGTCCCTGGTCCGCTTCGACGACAATGACTACTCGGTGCCGGTGGCTTGTGCCCACCATGAAATTGTGGCCAAGGGCTATGTGGATCGGGTGGTGCTCTGCCACCATGACGTGGTGGTGGCCCGCCACTCCCGATCCTGGGGCAAGGAAGGGGTGTTTTTCGACTACCGGCATTATCTGCCCTTGCTGGAGCGCAAGCCTGGCTCCCTGGACCACGCCCGCCCCCTGGCTGACCTAGATCTGTCTGAGTGCTTTGAGGTCTTGAGGCGGCGGCTGGTGGCCGGGGAAGACATGCCTGGCCAGGGCACCCGTAAATACATAAAGGTCCTACGTTTGCTGGAGGACCACTCCATGGCCAGACTGAAGCGGGCGGTGGAGCAGGCATTGTACGCGGGAGCCTATGCCCCGGAGGCCATTGTCCACCTGCTGGAGCCGCCATCATCAGGGCCCGCGGCCACCTTCCTGCTGGACGGTCGTGAGCACCTGGGCCGAGTGAGCGTGGCCGGGCCCGATATCACAGTCTATGACTCCCTCCTCGCGCAGGGAGGGGCGCTGTCATGA
- the istB gene encoding IS21-like element helper ATPase IstB has translation MKDQDKPTVLLEYHLKKLKLPTILREYAAMAKVCSQDRSDYMTYLLRLTERELLDREKRAAERRIKQAAFPVIKTMDTFDFKAQPSINQQLVRELMRGEYIAKKENVLLIGNSGTGKTHLASAMAFAACAQGSKVKFYSATALVTELMECREERRLQRLQKQLQRLHLLVIDELGYVPFSKIGAQMLFEVVGRAYEQQSLMITTNLPFQQWTEVFGSERLTGALLDRLTHRCHIIEANGESYRLRQAKRRSQAKPKTN, from the coding sequence ATGAAGGACCAGGACAAACCCACCGTGCTCTTGGAGTACCACCTCAAAAAGCTGAAGCTGCCCACCATTCTCCGGGAATACGCGGCCATGGCCAAGGTCTGCAGCCAAGACCGCTCCGATTACATGACCTACCTGCTGCGCCTGACCGAGCGGGAGCTTCTGGACCGCGAGAAGCGGGCAGCCGAAAGGCGCATCAAGCAAGCCGCCTTTCCGGTGATCAAGACCATGGACACCTTTGATTTCAAGGCACAGCCCTCCATCAATCAGCAGCTGGTCAGGGAGCTGATGAGGGGCGAGTACATCGCCAAAAAGGAAAACGTGCTCCTGATCGGAAACTCCGGCACCGGCAAGACCCACCTGGCCAGCGCCATGGCCTTTGCGGCCTGCGCCCAGGGAAGCAAGGTGAAATTCTACAGCGCCACCGCCCTGGTCACAGAGCTCATGGAATGCCGCGAGGAAAGACGTCTGCAACGCCTGCAGAAACAGCTCCAGCGCCTACACCTGCTGGTCATCGATGAACTGGGCTATGTGCCCTTCTCCAAGATAGGCGCTCAAATGCTATTCGAGGTGGTGGGTAGGGCATATGAACAACAAAGCCTCATGATCACCACCAATCTCCCTTTCCAGCAATGGACGGAGGTCTTCGGCTCCGAAAGACTCACCGGTGCACTGCTGGACAGACTGACCCATAGGTGCCACATCATCGAGGCCAATGGAGAAAGCTACCGGCTCCGCCAAGCCAAAAGACGATCCCAGGCAAAGCCCAAAACCAACTAA
- a CDS encoding DUF1254 domain-containing protein codes for MRKLLYLLIITVFAALLAPGLASAQQLTGPPANPQYKFSTPQAPGIAIPDKVETRLGTLHFFDGFPDEATAKKLWDNLDFQRAVQAYLLAIPAVSQAADRNACLTLGPVNRTVPIWEQLVDSRTTGLTFNDNTVYSWAWINLKDGPLVLELPPKVLGAVQDMWFRWVVDLGLTGPDKGKGGKYLLLPPGYKGEIPPGYYVVKSPTFNAWIPWRSFLVNGDPKPGVDMVKKYTKIYPLADAAKPAPKLNYVDISGKPFNIVNPADYRFWELLNQVVQEEPAESLDQIRMGYFAAVGIQKGKPFAPDERMKKILTEAAAVGDATARTIAFHPREPETFYYKNSAWQLPFVGGYLFQWRPGVLNLDAYSYYYWLATGVTPAMEAKMIGRGSQYAWAARDSQGRPLDGGKNYKLHLPPNIPVKEFWSVILYSNQTRSMIQTDHRFPSLSSQNKGTQINPDGSVDIYFGPKPPAGKKSNWVQTIPGKGWNTLLRLYSPLEPWFHKTWRPGEIELVK; via the coding sequence ATGCGCAAGTTATTATATTTATTAATAATAACTGTTTTTGCGGCACTGCTTGCCCCAGGGCTTGCAAGTGCCCAGCAACTCACCGGCCCCCCGGCTAACCCCCAATACAAATTCTCAACACCACAAGCCCCGGGCATAGCCATACCGGACAAGGTCGAGACCCGTCTTGGCACCCTGCACTTCTTCGATGGTTTTCCAGACGAGGCGACCGCCAAGAAACTGTGGGACAACCTGGATTTCCAGCGTGCCGTTCAGGCCTATTTGCTAGCCATCCCTGCCGTGAGCCAAGCCGCCGACCGCAACGCCTGCCTTACCCTGGGGCCGGTGAACCGCACCGTGCCCATTTGGGAACAGCTAGTGGACTCGCGAACCACAGGGCTGACCTTCAATGACAACACTGTTTACAGCTGGGCCTGGATTAACCTTAAGGATGGTCCGTTAGTTTTAGAACTCCCGCCCAAGGTGCTAGGCGCTGTTCAGGACATGTGGTTCCGCTGGGTGGTCGATCTAGGTCTCACCGGCCCCGACAAGGGCAAGGGGGGAAAGTACCTGCTGCTGCCGCCAGGCTACAAGGGCGAGATCCCTCCCGGTTACTACGTAGTAAAGTCTCCAACCTTCAATGCATGGATACCTTGGCGTAGCTTCCTCGTGAATGGTGACCCGAAGCCGGGTGTCGACATGGTCAAAAAGTACACCAAGATTTACCCGCTCGCGGATGCCGCTAAGCCGGCGCCAAAACTCAACTACGTGGATATTTCGGGCAAGCCCTTCAACATCGTCAATCCGGCCGATTATCGCTTCTGGGAGTTACTCAACCAGGTGGTGCAAGAGGAACCGGCAGAATCCCTCGACCAGATCCGGATGGGATATTTTGCTGCGGTCGGTATCCAGAAAGGCAAGCCTTTCGCCCCGGACGAGCGGATGAAAAAAATCCTCACCGAGGCGGCTGCCGTTGGTGATGCGACTGCGAGGACGATAGCCTTCCACCCAAGGGAGCCTGAGACCTTCTATTACAAAAACAGTGCGTGGCAGCTCCCGTTTGTCGGAGGGTACTTATTCCAATGGCGTCCCGGCGTATTGAATCTGGACGCCTATAGCTACTACTACTGGCTGGCGACCGGTGTAACCCCAGCCATGGAAGCAAAGATGATTGGCAGGGGCTCTCAGTACGCCTGGGCCGCTCGCGACTCCCAGGGCAGACCGCTTGACGGTGGTAAAAATTATAAGCTGCACCTGCCGCCCAACATCCCGGTCAAGGAATTCTGGTCGGTGATTCTCTACAGCAACCAGACTCGCTCCATGATCCAGACCGACCATCGATTCCCGAGTCTAAGTAGTCAAAACAAAGGAACCCAGATTAATCCTGACGGTTCGGTGGATATTTACTTCGGGCCGAAGCCGCCAGCGGGGAAGAAAAGCAACTGGGTGCAGACTATCCCAGGCAAGGGCTGGAATACCCTTCTGCGCCTATACAGCCCGCTGGAGCCATGGTTCCACAAGACCTGGCGACCTGGTGAAATCGAATTGGTTAAATAA
- a CDS encoding DUF2092 domain-containing protein — MEKVMTRLAKAWMAIMVAVMCTMMVGLYTPSGARADAQDAKKILKSMSDYLAAQKKISFAYDSILEVVTTDHQKIALAASGTVTLNRPDKIIATRIGGFGNIAMFFDGKVLTLLGKNLNAYAQIKAPGTIDHLITEMRDKYNRPLPAADLLTSNAYDYLMVDVTDIKDLGSGVIGGVESDHFAFRAKEVDWQIWIARGKSPYPTRFSITSKLIVGGPQYSIQIRDWKAGDAVKATDFSFKNSTNAKKVDLKDIGELSDLPSNFTKGGAK, encoded by the coding sequence ATGGAGAAGGTTATGACAAGATTGGCAAAAGCATGGATGGCCATTATGGTTGCTGTGATGTGTACCATGATGGTCGGACTTTACACGCCATCAGGGGCACGAGCTGATGCGCAAGATGCCAAAAAAATCCTTAAATCCATGTCTGATTACTTAGCGGCGCAGAAGAAAATTTCTTTTGCCTATGACAGCATTTTGGAAGTCGTCACGACAGATCACCAGAAAATCGCCCTGGCCGCTTCTGGCACGGTTACCCTGAACCGGCCGGATAAAATTATTGCTACCCGCATAGGCGGTTTTGGCAATATTGCAATGTTTTTTGACGGGAAGGTGCTAACTCTCTTAGGTAAAAACCTTAATGCCTATGCGCAGATAAAGGCACCTGGGACAATTGACCACCTCATCACGGAAATGAGGGACAAATACAACAGACCCCTACCGGCCGCCGATCTGCTGACCTCAAATGCCTATGATTACCTGATGGTTGATGTGACCGATATCAAGGATCTCGGCAGCGGAGTAATCGGTGGAGTGGAGAGCGATCATTTCGCATTTCGCGCCAAAGAGGTCGATTGGCAAATCTGGATCGCCCGGGGGAAGAGCCCTTATCCTACTCGATTTTCCATCACCTCGAAACTCATTGTCGGTGGGCCGCAATACAGCATCCAGATCCGCGACTGGAAGGCTGGTGACGCAGTCAAGGCAACCGATTTCAGCTTTAAGAACTCCACAAACGCCAAAAAGGTTGACCTGAAGGATATTGGTGAACTAAGCGATTTGCCAAGTAATTTTACAAAGGGAGGTGCAAAATGA
- a CDS encoding phage/plasmid primase, P4 family — protein sequence MPIKNTQKNLEAALTYARLGWRVLPLHSVINGRCACGEPDCDSHGKNPIIKKNWPDVATDDPHQIEEWWSQWPDANVGILTGAASGIFVLDVDPKNGGDEALAQLEQQHGPLPSTVISNTGGGGRHILFKYPLGSDIGNSASRLGPGLDIRGDRGQIVAPPSIHASGGVYAWDENHHPDDLEPAEAPQWIIDKVKSKKQPRPVRKSGAGQGKPSRSAEKFEGAGALLEYELKTLAKVSEGERNDQLNKRAYYIGRILDSGELDEDMVRRQFSETAKMIGLGSEEIADTLNSALEAGKRNPRTPLSNERINHYLAHSQKGDAELFIEEQRGQLCLDRTSGKWFLWTGSHWMEDKKGEHKRRLDDVEKIYQEALILKQIEANAKRSVGEKSAAQDLERLIKRLRERISNLGKSPWQKNVVDQAATGADSLAITGEEWDANTDLLGVSNGVLEFDRQATTVVFRPSQPDDFIRNIIPTPWPGGNGSYGIGDLNDLANGPCFRKFLQDICGGDQDQVRYLQVILGYALTGRVTEHNFFMLHGSEGRNGKTTLTNVLWHVLGNLAGPIDVELLLQHVHNRSADAASPALMALKSKRMVWSPESDKECKLSSSEVKRLTGGDLLTARSLYGAQTTFKPTHTIFMLTNRLPDLDISDAALRERIKVVPFDQRYVDDPKGPNDHRKDPDLIIKLQEDTAHILAWLVQGALIYGKNKKLPECPAVVKATQRYFASKDVVGRFVEKCCFESPGSKLKAIDAYNAYQKWCKDKSIKADSSTEFGMKFSKLFEKKRETDGIYYHDVGLK from the coding sequence ATGCCCATTAAAAATACCCAAAAAAACTTGGAAGCAGCACTTACCTATGCCCGCTTAGGCTGGAGGGTGTTACCGTTACATTCAGTTATAAATGGCCGATGTGCGTGTGGTGAACCTGACTGCGACAGTCATGGCAAAAATCCCATTATCAAAAAAAACTGGCCAGATGTCGCCACCGATGATCCTCACCAGATCGAGGAGTGGTGGAGCCAATGGCCGGATGCCAATGTAGGAATCCTGACGGGAGCTGCAAGCGGGATCTTCGTCCTGGACGTGGACCCGAAGAACGGCGGTGATGAAGCCCTCGCCCAACTTGAACAGCAGCACGGTCCGCTGCCTTCGACCGTTATCTCCAATACTGGCGGTGGTGGGAGGCACATTTTGTTCAAGTATCCCTTGGGAAGCGATATCGGCAATTCAGCCAGTCGTCTTGGCCCGGGATTAGATATTCGAGGGGATCGAGGCCAAATAGTGGCACCTCCCTCTATCCATGCTTCAGGTGGAGTCTACGCTTGGGATGAGAATCATCATCCCGACGATCTGGAACCCGCAGAGGCACCGCAATGGATAATCGACAAGGTCAAATCCAAAAAACAGCCACGCCCTGTTCGGAAATCAGGTGCCGGCCAAGGGAAACCTTCCAGAAGCGCCGAAAAGTTCGAGGGGGCGGGTGCCCTTTTGGAGTATGAGTTGAAAACCCTGGCGAAAGTTTCTGAGGGCGAAAGAAACGATCAACTAAACAAGAGAGCTTATTACATTGGCCGTATTCTGGATTCCGGTGAGCTGGATGAAGATATGGTGCGGAGGCAATTCTCTGAAACCGCCAAGATGATTGGTCTTGGTTCCGAGGAAATCGCAGACACGCTGAACAGCGCCCTGGAAGCTGGCAAAAGGAACCCTCGCACACCCCTGAGCAACGAGCGCATCAATCACTACCTGGCACACAGCCAAAAAGGGGACGCCGAGCTTTTCATAGAAGAGCAGCGTGGTCAACTCTGCTTGGATCGAACCTCTGGCAAGTGGTTCCTGTGGACCGGGTCCCATTGGATGGAAGACAAAAAGGGTGAACACAAAAGACGCCTTGATGATGTGGAGAAAATCTATCAAGAGGCTCTGATACTCAAACAAATTGAAGCGAATGCTAAGAGATCAGTTGGAGAAAAGAGTGCAGCGCAGGACCTCGAGCGTTTAATCAAGAGACTCAGAGAGCGCATCAGTAATCTCGGGAAATCTCCCTGGCAGAAGAACGTGGTCGATCAGGCCGCTACCGGCGCAGACTCCCTGGCCATCACCGGCGAGGAGTGGGATGCCAATACTGACCTACTGGGGGTATCCAATGGAGTTTTGGAATTTGACCGACAAGCCACAACTGTAGTCTTCAGACCCTCCCAGCCAGATGATTTCATCAGGAATATCATCCCGACACCCTGGCCCGGGGGAAATGGCTCCTACGGCATCGGCGATCTTAATGACCTAGCTAACGGCCCATGCTTTAGAAAGTTCCTGCAGGATATCTGTGGTGGTGATCAAGATCAGGTGAGATACCTCCAAGTCATCCTCGGATATGCCCTAACCGGCAGAGTGACCGAACATAACTTTTTCATGCTTCATGGATCTGAAGGCCGTAATGGTAAGACCACCCTCACCAATGTCCTGTGGCATGTCTTGGGGAATCTTGCTGGTCCGATCGACGTGGAACTGCTTCTGCAGCATGTCCACAACAGATCCGCAGACGCAGCCAGCCCCGCTCTGATGGCTTTAAAAAGCAAACGAATGGTATGGAGCCCGGAATCGGATAAGGAGTGTAAGTTGAGCTCCAGCGAGGTAAAGCGCCTCACCGGTGGCGACCTTTTAACCGCCCGTAGTCTCTACGGGGCACAAACCACATTCAAACCGACCCACACCATATTCATGCTCACCAACAGACTTCCAGATCTGGATATAAGTGACGCGGCGCTAAGGGAGCGCATAAAGGTGGTGCCTTTTGACCAGCGGTATGTAGACGATCCAAAGGGACCCAATGATCACCGAAAAGATCCTGATTTAATTATCAAGTTGCAAGAAGATACCGCCCATATCCTTGCCTGGTTGGTGCAGGGCGCTTTGATATACGGCAAGAACAAAAAGTTACCTGAATGTCCTGCAGTAGTGAAAGCCACCCAGAGGTATTTCGCCAGTAAAGATGTGGTAGGTCGGTTTGTTGAGAAATGTTGTTTTGAATCACCAGGATCGAAGCTCAAAGCAATTGACGCATACAATGCTTACCAGAAATGGTGTAAAGACAAAAGTATCAAGGCAGATTCCTCAACCGAGTTCGGGATGAAGTTCTCTAAGCTGTTTGAGAAAAAAAGGGAAACCGATGGAATTTATTATCATGATGTTGGCTTGAAATAG